The Streptomyces sp. NBC_01275 genome has a segment encoding these proteins:
- a CDS encoding uroporphyrinogen-III synthase: MYEQQQRPEHGPLAGFTVGVTAARRAEELGALLQRRGAAVLHAPALRIVPLSDDGELLAATKDLIDQAPDVVVATTAIGFRGWVEAADGWGLGEQLLARLGGVELLARGPKVKGAIRAAGLTEDWSPSSESMAEVLDRLLEEGVEGRRVAVQLHGEPLPGFVESLRAAGAEVVGVPVYRWMPPEDISPLDRLLDAAVSRGLDAITFTSAPAAASLLSRAQDRGLQAELIAALHHDVLPACVGPVTALPLQAVGVDTVQPERFRLGPLVQLLCKELPGRARALPIAGHRVEIRGHAVLVDGCLRPVPPAGMSLLRALSRRPGWVVPRSDLLRALPGAGRDEHAVETAMARLRTALGAPKLIQTVVKRGYRLALDPASDAKYADA; the protein is encoded by the coding sequence ATGTACGAGCAACAGCAGCGACCGGAACACGGGCCCCTCGCGGGCTTCACCGTAGGCGTGACGGCCGCGCGCCGGGCCGAGGAGCTGGGCGCGCTGCTGCAACGGCGCGGAGCGGCGGTGCTGCACGCGCCCGCCCTGCGGATCGTGCCGCTCTCCGACGACGGCGAACTCCTCGCCGCCACCAAGGACCTCATCGACCAGGCCCCGGACGTCGTCGTGGCCACCACCGCCATCGGCTTCCGGGGCTGGGTCGAGGCCGCCGACGGCTGGGGGCTCGGCGAGCAGCTCCTGGCCCGGCTGGGCGGGGTCGAGCTCCTCGCCCGCGGGCCCAAGGTCAAGGGCGCCATACGGGCCGCCGGCCTCACGGAGGACTGGTCGCCGTCCAGCGAGTCCATGGCCGAAGTGCTCGACCGGCTCCTCGAGGAGGGCGTCGAAGGGCGCCGGGTCGCCGTCCAGCTGCACGGCGAGCCGCTGCCGGGGTTCGTGGAGTCGCTGCGGGCGGCGGGAGCGGAGGTCGTGGGCGTACCGGTGTACCGGTGGATGCCGCCCGAGGACATCTCGCCCCTCGACCGGCTCCTCGACGCCGCCGTCTCCCGCGGCCTGGACGCGATCACCTTCACCAGCGCGCCCGCCGCCGCGTCCCTGCTGTCGCGCGCGCAGGACCGCGGGCTGCAGGCCGAGCTGATCGCCGCCCTCCACCACGACGTCCTGCCGGCCTGCGTCGGCCCGGTCACCGCGCTGCCGCTCCAGGCGGTGGGCGTGGACACCGTCCAGCCGGAGCGGTTCCGGCTCGGGCCGCTCGTGCAGCTGCTGTGCAAGGAGCTGCCGGGGCGGGCCCGGGCGCTGCCGATCGCGGGGCACCGGGTGGAGATCCGGGGACATGCGGTGCTGGTCGACGGCTGTCTCAGGCCCGTGCCCCCGGCCGGGATGTCCCTGCTGCGCGCCCTGTCCCGGCGGCCGGGGTGGGTCGTGCCCCGCTCCGATCTGCTGCGGGCGCTGCCGGGCGCGGGGCGCGACGAGCACGCCGTCGAGACGGCGATGGCGCGGCTGCGGACGGCGCTGGGGGCGCCGAAGCTGATTCAGACGGTGGTGAAGCGGGGATATCGGCTGGCGCTGGATCCGGCGTCCGACGCGAAGTACGCGGACGCGTGA
- a CDS encoding acyltransferase encodes MTVTQPAEVTAPAPTPKGRDRYFDFLRAVALFRVILYHLMGWAWLPVVFPSMGVMFALAGNLMARSLGKRPALEVVRGRLRRLLPPLWLLGAVGVSGMLLAGWGPDAEGRPGWWWLHLAYWILPLSDPPYGDPLPGIQGLIADGWALDLGVPLWYIRAYLWFVLLSPFLLRALRAAPWPTILSPLALAAALEFGAVSVPFWRLEAGIGDFATFGACWLLGMAHQEGVLRRLPRYVVPSLAPAVAGFALWYALGDGIREGHDLDDMPFAQSLWSFAAVLLLLHLSPSWSEWPRPLRRFDRLVTLLNARAVTIYLWHNVCIDVVEGAWDRLWGVPWLEENVPGLLNSPWPQLPAVWLLTALCVVCFGWMEDLAAKRRPRLWPDGHTGTHRA; translated from the coding sequence ATGACCGTCACCCAGCCGGCGGAGGTCACGGCGCCCGCCCCTACGCCCAAGGGCCGCGACCGCTACTTCGACTTCCTGCGGGCCGTCGCCCTCTTCCGCGTCATCCTCTACCACCTCATGGGCTGGGCCTGGCTGCCCGTCGTCTTCCCCTCCATGGGCGTGATGTTCGCCCTCGCCGGCAACCTCATGGCCCGCTCGCTCGGCAAACGTCCCGCGCTGGAGGTCGTCCGAGGACGGCTGCGCCGCCTGCTGCCCCCGCTGTGGCTGCTGGGCGCGGTCGGCGTGTCCGGCATGCTGCTGGCGGGCTGGGGCCCGGACGCCGAGGGGCGCCCCGGCTGGTGGTGGCTCCACCTCGCCTACTGGATCCTCCCGCTGAGCGATCCGCCGTACGGCGATCCGCTGCCCGGGATCCAGGGGCTGATCGCGGACGGCTGGGCGCTCGACCTGGGCGTCCCCCTCTGGTACATCCGCGCCTACCTCTGGTTCGTCCTCCTCTCGCCGTTCCTGCTGCGTGCGCTGCGGGCCGCGCCCTGGCCGACGATCCTCTCGCCGCTCGCGCTCGCCGCCGCCCTGGAGTTCGGTGCGGTGTCCGTGCCCTTCTGGCGGCTGGAGGCCGGGATCGGCGACTTCGCCACGTTCGGCGCGTGCTGGCTGCTCGGCATGGCGCACCAGGAGGGCGTGCTGCGTCGCCTGCCGCGCTACGTGGTGCCGTCGCTCGCCCCGGCGGTGGCCGGATTCGCCCTCTGGTACGCGCTCGGCGACGGCATCCGCGAGGGGCACGACCTGGACGACATGCCGTTCGCGCAGTCCCTGTGGTCCTTCGCGGCGGTCCTGCTGCTTCTGCACCTCAGCCCGTCCTGGTCCGAGTGGCCGCGCCCGCTGCGCCGCTTCGACCGGCTGGTCACCCTGCTCAACGCGCGGGCCGTGACGATCTACCTCTGGCACAACGTCTGCATCGACGTGGTGGAGGGGGCGTGGGACCGGCTGTGGGGGGTCCCCTGGCTGGAGGAGAACGTCCCGGGGCTGCTGAACAGCCCGTGGCCGCAGCTTCCGGCGGTCTGGCTGCTCACCGCCCTGTGCGTCGTCTGCTTCGGCTGGATGGAGGACCTGGCGGCCAAGCGCAGGCCCCGCCTGTGGCCCGACGGCCACACCGGGACGCATCGGGCCTGA
- a CDS encoding bifunctional polysaccharide deacetylase/glycosyltransferase family 2 protein produces the protein MPLRLRHLLPLVVLLAMMAMLMLRGYVHSEILADYRIRPEAADDRVPERILDGGPVVDTRSGRATSMDVPAHKIVLTFDDGPDPKWTPEVLDVLKKHHAHAVFFITGTMASRYPDLVRRMVAEGHEIGLHTFNHPDLSYQSKKRIDWELTQNQLALAGAAGIRTSLFRPPYSSTADALDNASWPVTRYVGARGYLSVFTTADSEDWQKPGVRQIIRNATPHGGKGAIVLMHDSGGDRHQTVQALDAYLPELQGKGYTFENLTEALHAPSAHTPVTGVDLWKGRAWVFLVEASDDITAVLVVGLAVIGVLVFARFGLMLLLSAIHTRRTRRRGFVWGPDAPVTEPATVLVPAYNEAKCIENTVRSLMQSEHPIEILVVDDGSSDGTARIVEDLGLPGVRVVRQLNAGKPSALNRGIANASHDLIVMMDGDTVFEPATVRELVQPFADPRVGAVAGNAKVGNKDTLIGAWQHIEYVMGFNLDRRMYDVLRCMPTIPGAVGAFRRTALNRVGGMSDDTLAEDTDITMALHRDGWHVVYAEKARAWTEAPESVQQLWSQRYRWCYGTMQAIWKHRRAIVEKGPSGRFGRVGLPLVSLFMVVAPLLAPLIDLFLVYGLLFGPTGKTIAAWFGVLAVQAGCAAYAFVLDRERLTPLISLPLQQLLYRQLMYIVLLQSWITALTGGRLRWQKLRRKGQVAAPPGEPAAVGGSASVGGSASVGGSASVGGGAA, from the coding sequence ATGCCGCTGCGCCTGCGCCATCTGCTGCCCCTCGTCGTGCTGCTCGCGATGATGGCGATGCTGATGCTGCGCGGCTATGTGCACAGCGAGATCCTCGCGGACTACCGCATCCGCCCCGAGGCCGCCGACGACCGGGTGCCGGAGCGGATCCTCGACGGCGGCCCGGTCGTCGACACCCGCAGCGGGCGGGCCACCAGCATGGACGTGCCCGCCCACAAGATCGTCCTGACCTTCGACGACGGCCCCGACCCGAAGTGGACCCCCGAGGTCCTCGACGTCCTGAAGAAGCACCACGCGCACGCCGTCTTCTTCATCACCGGCACCATGGCCTCCCGCTACCCGGACCTGGTCCGCCGCATGGTGGCCGAGGGTCACGAGATCGGCCTGCACACCTTCAACCACCCCGACCTCTCCTACCAGTCGAAGAAGCGCATCGACTGGGAGCTCACCCAGAACCAGCTGGCCCTGGCGGGCGCCGCGGGCATCCGCACCTCGCTCTTCCGGCCCCCGTACTCCTCCACCGCCGACGCCCTCGACAACGCGTCCTGGCCGGTCACCCGGTACGTCGGCGCCCGCGGCTACCTCAGCGTCTTCACCACCGCCGACAGCGAGGACTGGCAGAAGCCGGGCGTCCGGCAGATCATCCGCAACGCCACGCCCCACGGCGGCAAGGGCGCGATCGTCCTCATGCACGACTCCGGCGGCGACCGCCACCAGACGGTCCAGGCCCTCGACGCCTATCTGCCCGAACTCCAGGGCAAGGGCTACACGTTCGAGAACCTCACCGAGGCCCTGCACGCCCCGAGCGCGCACACCCCGGTCACCGGGGTCGACCTGTGGAAGGGCAGGGCCTGGGTCTTCCTCGTCGAGGCGTCCGACGACATCACCGCCGTCCTGGTCGTCGGCCTGGCCGTCATCGGCGTCCTGGTCTTCGCCCGCTTCGGCCTGATGCTGCTGCTCTCCGCGATCCACACCCGCCGTACCCGCCGCCGCGGCTTCGTCTGGGGCCCGGACGCGCCGGTCACCGAACCGGCGACGGTGCTGGTCCCGGCGTACAACGAGGCCAAGTGCATCGAGAACACGGTACGTTCGCTGATGCAGAGCGAGCATCCGATCGAGATCCTCGTCGTCGACGACGGCTCCAGCGACGGCACGGCCCGCATCGTCGAGGACCTCGGTCTGCCGGGCGTACGGGTCGTGCGGCAGCTCAACGCGGGCAAGCCGTCGGCGCTCAACCGGGGCATCGCCAACGCCTCGCACGACCTGATCGTGATGATGGACGGCGACACCGTCTTCGAGCCCGCCACCGTCCGCGAACTCGTGCAGCCCTTCGCCGACCCGCGCGTCGGCGCCGTCGCCGGCAACGCCAAGGTCGGCAACAAGGACACCCTCATCGGCGCCTGGCAGCACATCGAGTACGTGATGGGCTTCAACCTCGACCGCCGGATGTACGACGTCCTGCGCTGCATGCCCACCATCCCGGGCGCGGTCGGCGCGTTCCGCCGCACCGCGCTGAACCGGGTCGGCGGCATGAGCGACGACACGCTCGCCGAGGACACCGACATCACCATGGCCCTCCACCGCGACGGCTGGCACGTGGTGTACGCCGAGAAGGCGCGCGCCTGGACCGAGGCCCCGGAGTCCGTCCAGCAGCTGTGGTCCCAGCGCTACCGCTGGTGCTACGGCACCATGCAGGCCATCTGGAAGCACCGCCGCGCGATCGTGGAGAAGGGCCCGTCCGGGCGGTTCGGGCGGGTCGGACTGCCGCTCGTCTCCCTCTTCATGGTCGTGGCCCCGCTCCTCGCCCCGCTCATCGACCTGTTCCTCGTCTACGGGCTGCTCTTCGGCCCGACCGGCAAGACGATCGCGGCCTGGTTCGGCGTCCTCGCCGTGCAGGCGGGCTGCGCGGCCTACGCGTTCGTCCTCGACCGCGAACGCCTCACCCCCCTCATCTCCCTCCCGCTCCAGCAACTCCTCTACCGCCAGCTGATGTACATCGTCCTGCTCCAGTCCTGGATCACCGCCCTCACCGGCGGCCGACTGCGCTGGCAGAAGCTGCGCAGGAAGGGGCAGGTCGCGGCGCCTCCGGGAGAACCGGCGGCGGTGGGCGGGAGCGCGTCCGTCGGCGGCAGCGCGTCTGTGGGCGGGAGCGCGTCCGTGGGCGGGGGTGCGGCATGA
- a CDS encoding ABATE domain-containing protein: MALGMATAPYELRFDAGRICLDLLATAHPVERLDAVGPLCAWIRGSGLVPADTGLGHAGDSWPVAFRELRADVGMLVRGWLGRHDSGPYDLPLARVNEVARAAPPVPRAVPAQDGTLVRELAGPPECAALLAAVARDAVELLTDPAARAGLRQCEGDNCPIVYVDTSRGRRRRWCSSEVCGNRERVARHRRRARFEASVPRLPQ; this comes from the coding sequence ATGGCACTGGGTATGGCCACGGCCCCCTATGAGCTGCGGTTCGACGCCGGGCGGATCTGCCTCGACCTGCTCGCCACCGCGCATCCGGTCGAACGGCTCGACGCCGTGGGGCCGTTGTGCGCCTGGATCCGGGGCTCGGGGCTTGTTCCGGCGGATACCGGGTTGGGTCATGCCGGAGACTCCTGGCCGGTCGCGTTCCGTGAACTTCGGGCCGATGTGGGGATGTTGGTGCGCGGCTGGCTGGGACGCCACGACTCCGGGCCCTACGACCTTCCGCTCGCCCGCGTCAACGAGGTCGCCCGCGCCGCGCCGCCCGTCCCCCGCGCCGTACCCGCGCAGGACGGGACGCTCGTACGGGAGTTGGCCGGGCCGCCGGAGTGTGCGGCGCTGCTCGCGGCCGTTGCGCGGGACGCCGTGGAGCTGCTCACCGATCCCGCGGCGCGGGCCGGGCTGAGGCAGTGCGAGGGGGACAACTGCCCCATCGTGTACGTCGACACGTCCCGGGGAAGGCGTCGTCGATGGTGCTCCAGCGAGGTGTGCGGGAACCGTGAGCGGGTGGCCAGACATCGACGGCGTGCCCGGTTCGAGGCTTCTGTTCCCCGGCTGCCGCAGTGA
- a CDS encoding NarK/NasA family nitrate transporter, whose amino-acid sequence MTAPSTAPAPPSPSKKGSRWIEEWDPENEAFWNDKGEKIARRNLLFSVLSEHIGFSIWTLWSVLVLFMGPEYGLTPADKFLLTSMVTLVGAVVRVPYTFAVAIFGGRNWTIISAGLLLIPTIAAFTVMEPGTSFNTFLLVGLLAGIGGGNFASSMTNINAFFPLRKKGWALGLNAGGGNIGVPVIQLIALAVIGASGGPRVLLGIYIPLIVVAATLAALFMDNLASVKNDTGAAVDAAKDAHTWIMSFLYVGTFGSFIGYSFAFGQVLTNQFGRTPLQAAYLTFIGPLLGSLIRPVGGWLADRYGGARITLYNYVGMAAATAVLVFASMQKSLPLFVCVFVVLFVLSGLGNGSTYKMIPGIFQAKAVAKGLEGEEAAAYGRRLSGASMGLIGAVGALGGVGINLAFRQSFLSYGSGTGAFVAFLAFYAACFGVTWAVYLRRSASRIQASSTASEAKPQLSYAKV is encoded by the coding sequence ATGACAGCCCCTAGTACAGCCCCCGCACCCCCGTCCCCGTCGAAGAAGGGGAGCCGCTGGATCGAGGAGTGGGACCCGGAGAACGAGGCCTTCTGGAACGACAAGGGCGAGAAGATCGCCCGCCGTAACCTCCTCTTCTCCGTCCTCTCCGAGCACATCGGCTTCTCGATCTGGACCCTTTGGTCCGTGCTGGTGCTGTTCATGGGACCGGAGTACGGCCTGACCCCGGCCGACAAGTTCCTGCTGACGTCGATGGTGACGCTGGTCGGGGCGGTCGTGCGGGTGCCGTACACCTTCGCCGTCGCGATCTTCGGCGGACGGAACTGGACGATCATCTCCGCCGGTCTGCTCCTGATCCCCACGATCGCCGCGTTCACGGTGATGGAGCCGGGGACCTCCTTCAACACCTTCCTGCTGGTCGGCCTGCTCGCGGGCATCGGCGGCGGCAACTTCGCCTCCTCCATGACCAACATCAACGCCTTCTTCCCCCTCCGCAAGAAGGGCTGGGCGCTCGGGCTCAACGCGGGCGGCGGCAACATCGGTGTGCCGGTCATCCAGCTGATCGCCCTCGCCGTCATCGGCGCCAGCGGCGGACCGCGCGTGCTGCTCGGGATCTACATCCCGCTGATCGTCGTCGCCGCGACCCTCGCCGCGCTGTTCATGGACAACCTCGCGTCCGTGAAGAACGACACCGGCGCCGCCGTCGACGCCGCGAAGGACGCCCACACCTGGATCATGTCCTTCCTCTACGTCGGCACGTTCGGCTCGTTCATCGGGTACTCCTTCGCCTTCGGCCAGGTCCTGACCAACCAGTTCGGCCGTACGCCCCTCCAGGCCGCCTACCTCACCTTCATCGGCCCGCTGCTCGGCTCCCTGATCCGCCCCGTCGGCGGCTGGCTCGCCGACCGCTACGGCGGCGCCCGCATCACCCTCTACAACTACGTCGGCATGGCCGCCGCCACCGCCGTCCTGGTCTTCGCCAGCATGCAGAAGTCGCTGCCGCTGTTCGTCTGCGTCTTCGTGGTGCTGTTCGTGCTCAGCGGCCTCGGCAACGGCTCGACGTACAAGATGATCCCCGGCATCTTCCAGGCGAAGGCCGTCGCCAAGGGTCTTGAAGGGGAAGAGGCGGCCGCCTACGGACGCCGGCTCTCCGGCGCCTCCATGGGGCTCATCGGGGCGGTCGGCGCACTCGGCGGCGTCGGCATCAACCTGGCCTTCCGCCAGTCCTTCCTCTCCTACGGCTCCGGCACCGGCGCGTTCGTCGCCTTCCTCGCCTTCTACGCCGCCTGCTTCGGGGTCACCTGGGCCGTATACCTTCGCCGGTCGGCCTCGCGAATCCAGGCGAGCAGCACTGCCTCAGAGGCGAAGCCGCAGCTCAGCTACGCAAAGGTGTGA
- a CDS encoding sigma-70 family RNA polymerase sigma factor, with protein sequence MSQPSEPDEELMRALYREHAGPLLAYVLRLVAGDRQRAEDVVQETLIRAWKNAGQLNRATGSVRPWLVTVARRIVIDGHRSRQARPQEVDPSPLEVIPAEDEIDKALWLMTLSDALDDLTPAHREVLVETYFKGRTVNEAAETLGIPSGTVRSRVFYALRSMKLALEERGVTA encoded by the coding sequence ATGTCCCAGCCCTCGGAGCCCGATGAGGAGCTGATGCGTGCTCTGTATCGGGAGCATGCCGGACCCCTTCTTGCGTACGTCCTGCGACTGGTTGCCGGAGACCGGCAGCGCGCCGAGGACGTCGTGCAGGAGACACTCATCCGTGCCTGGAAGAACGCCGGCCAGCTCAATCGAGCGACCGGATCGGTACGCCCCTGGCTGGTGACGGTCGCACGCCGCATCGTCATCGACGGCCACCGCAGCCGGCAGGCCCGGCCGCAGGAGGTCGACCCGTCGCCGCTGGAGGTCATTCCTGCGGAGGACGAGATCGACAAGGCGCTGTGGTTGATGACGCTTTCCGACGCGCTCGACGACCTGACCCCGGCCCACCGGGAGGTGCTCGTGGAGACGTACTTCAAGGGGCGTACCGTCAATGAGGCGGCCGAGACGCTGGGCATACCCAGCGGCACCGTGCGCTCACGGGTCTTCTATGCCCTGCGGTCGATGAAGCTGGCTCTGGAGGAGCGGGGGGTGACGGCGTGA